The Anas platyrhynchos isolate ZD024472 breed Pekin duck chromosome Z, IASCAAS_PekinDuck_T2T, whole genome shotgun sequence genome includes a window with the following:
- the PHAX gene encoding phosphorylated adapter RNA export protein: MALEARRMEGDVEDGELSDSDSDMPGAGSPGGQQQKSHDGSNSGRPFQSSISSCAPSVPYRTTKSVDSSDESFSESDDDSCLWKRKRQKCFNLPPAKPEPFPLSQSHQKQTAVGGKKVNNIWGVVLQEQNQDAVATELGILGMDGSIDRSRQSETYNYLLAKKLMKEAQQKEAETLDKELDEYMHDDKRTTPAEEENGQGFLKRKRPVKDRLGERQEMKYKGRYEITEEDSEEKVADEIAYRLCEPKKDLIARVVKIIGKRKAIELLMETAEVEQNGGLFIVNGTRRRTPGGVYLNLLKNTPSVKEEQIKEIFYLENQKEYENKKAAKKRRIQVLGKKMKKAIKGLNLQEYDDASRETFASDTNEALASLDDLQDGHHEAKMEPEDIIEIDNAHDLEIF; this comes from the exons ATGGCGCTGGAGGCGCGGCGGATGGAGGGGGACGTGGAGGACGGCGAGCTCTCCGACTCGGACTCCGACATGCCCGGGGCCGGCTCCCCggggggacagcagcag AAATCTCATGATGGCAGTAATTCAGGCAGACCTTTCCAGAGCAGCATTTCATCCTGTGCACCAAGCGTTCCTTATCGAACAACCAAAAGTGTGGATTCAAGTGATGAAAGCTTTTCCGAATCTGATGATGACAGCTGTCTGTGGAAACGAAAGCGACAGAAATGTTTCAACCTTCCTCCTGCAAAGCCTGAGCCTTTTCCACTTAGCCAGAGCCACCAAAAACAAACTGCTGTAGGTGGTAAGAAGGTCAACAATATTTGGGGTGTTGTGCTTCAGGAGCAGAATCAGGATGCAGTGGCTACTGAACTTGGGATTCTAGGGATGGATGGCAGTATTGACAGAAGCAGGCAGTCTGAGACTTACAATTATTTATTGGCTAAAAAGCTGATGAAGGAAGCTCAGCAAAAGGAGGCAGAGACGTTAGATAAAGAACTGGATGAATACATGCATGACGACAAGAGAACAACTccagcagaagaggaaaatggACAAGGCTTTCTCAAACGGAAGCGGCCTGTAAAAGATAGACTGGGTGAAAGGcaagaaatgaaatataaagGAAGGTATGAAATAACAGAAGAAGATTCAGAGGAAAAAGTGGCGGATGAAATAGCTTATCG aCTTTGTGAGCCAAAGAAAGATTTAATTGCCCGAGTAGTGAAAATAATTGGAAAGCGAAAAGCCATTGAACTGCTCATGGAAACAGCCGAAGTGGAACAAAACGGTGGACTGTTCATAGTG AATGGTACCAGGAGGAGAACACCAGGGGGTGTTTATTTAAACCTGCTGAAGAATACACCCAGTGTCAAAGAAGAACAAATCAAG gaaaTATTCTATCTGGAAAACCAAAAGGAGTATGAAAACAAGAAAGCTGCAAAGAAGAGGAGAATACAAGTTCTaggaaagaagatgaaaaaagccATCAAAGGGCTTAACCTGCAAGAATACGATGATGCATCTCGTGAGACTTTTGCTAGTGATACAAATGAAGCTCTGGCTTCTCTGGATGATTTACAGGATGGACACCATGAAGCAAAAATGGAACCTGAAGATATTATAGAAATTGATAATGCTCATGATTTGGAGATCTTTTAG
- the LOC113840307 gene encoding E3 ubiquitin-protein ligase Topors-like, whose translation MASAPDKRCPICLDMWSNAGYVLPCLHRFCFKCIQRWAERKPECPLCKGRVTSIVHSVQADDNFEEVTIRPPVGASFFISRERRPTQLSSLRSPRRPVTSQLLSVGLVSSAPLGGIHPFLWASLFREYPALLQPLLPWLDRELHHLLRAENCQAEVVEDLILSSLRTFGLQEDALVPWLQFYLKNHTVMFVHQLIKFIVRHCFREARRLLSLDNFHAAMGLEDSPETSPGLSVSLGESSTPALFSSGSPARANVEGLPSSSTAAPHGGLSHPSSVCFPICGDEVPQEEPGEAVAGPSAGQQGRGHARRGGRQAPRRRASASPNSLAP comes from the coding sequence ATGGCCTCAGCACCGGATAAGCGCTGCCCAATCTGCCTAGACATGTGGAGTAATGCTGGCTATGTACTGCCGTGCCTGCACCGGTTTTGTTTTAAGTGCATCCAGCGCTGGGCAGAGAGGAAGCCTGAGTGCCCCCTTTGCAAGGGGAGAGTGACCTCCATTGTGCATTCGGTGCAGGCAGACGACAACTTTGAAGAAGTGACCATCAGACCACCTGTGGGGGCCTCTTTCTTTATCAGCCGTGAAAGAAGACCTACTCAACTCTCATCGTTACGCAGCCCCCGCCGCCCTGTAACATCCCAGCTATTGTCTGTGGGGCTGGTTTCCAGTGCTCCTCTGGGTGGCATCCATCCCTTTCTGTGGGCATCGCTCTTCCGAGAATACCCAGCTTTGCTCCAGCCCCTATTGCCCTGGCTGGACCGTGAACTTCATCATCTTCTTCGTGCTGAGAACTGCCAAGCAGAAGTGGTGGAAGACCTCATTCTGTCCAGCCTGCGCACCTTTGGGCTGCAAGAAGATGCTTTAGTCCCGTGGCTGCAGTTCTACCTGAAAAATCACACAGTAATGTTTGTTCACCAGCTCATTAAGTTCATTGTACGTCATTGTTTTCGGGAGGCACGTCGTCTGCTGAGCCTAGATAACTTTCATGCTGCCATGGGGCTGGAAGACAGCCCTGAAACTTCCCCTGGGCTCTCTGTGTCCTTGGGAGAGTCTTCCACTCCTGCTCTGTTCTCCTCCGGCAGCCCTGCCAGAGCCAACGTAGAAGGACTTCCTAGCTCCTCCACTGCTGCTCCTCATGGGGGCCTCAGCCACCCCTCTTCTGTCTGTTTTCCCATTTGTGGGGATGAAGTGCCTCAGGAGGAGCCAGGGGAGGCTGTGGCTGGTCCTTCTGCTGGTCAACAGGGCAGAGGCCACGCACGAAGGGGGGGACGACAAGCCCCCAGAAGGAGGGCATCGGCTTCCCCCAACTCTCTGGCCCCCTAG